A single genomic interval of Dromiciops gliroides isolate mDroGli1 chromosome 1, mDroGli1.pri, whole genome shotgun sequence harbors:
- the NME3 gene encoding nucleoside diphosphate kinase 3 → MICLVLTIFANIFPSAWTGLNERTFLAIKPDGFQRRLVGEIIRRFEKKGFKLVGLKLVQASEDLLREHYSALRDRPFYSRLVKYMSSGPVVAMVWQGLDVVRSSRALIGATNPADSSPGTIRGDFCIEVGKNVIHGSDSVESARREIALWFRADELLCWEDSADRWLYE, encoded by the exons ATGATCTGTCTGGTGCTAACCATCTTCGCCAACATCTTCCCCTCAG CTTGGACCGGCCTGAATGAGCGGACCTTTCTGGCCATCAAACCCGATGGCTTCCAGCGACGCCTTGTGGGCGAGATCATCCGGCGCTTCGAGAAGAAAGGCTTCAAGCTGGTGGGGCTGAAGCTGGTGCAG GCCTCCGAGGACCTCCTGAGGGAGCACTACTCCGCGCTGCGGGACAGGCCCTTCTACAGCCGCCTGGTCAAGTACATGAGCTCGGGGCCAGTGGTTGCCATG GTGTGGCAGGGGCTGGACGTGGTGCGCTCCTCGCGGGCCCTCATCGGAGCAACCAATCCCGCCGACTCTTCGCCGGGCACCATCCGAGGAGATTTCTGTATCGAAGTTGGCAA AAACGTCATTCACGGCAGTGACTCAGTGGAGAGCGCCCGCCGCGAGATCGCCCTCTGGTTCCGTGCAGATGAACTACTCTGTTGGGAAGACAGTGCCGATAGATGGCTGTATGAGTAG